The genome window TCGGCTGGGGTTTTAGTCTGAGAAATATGAACAGCTTACTGGTAAAATATCGACGTTCACGGCTCAGTTAAATGTCACTACAAAAGAACACTTTGCTCCCTTGGCGCTAAGCGCCCCGCAAATGAGTAATTAAAATCGCTGCTacccattaccagctattgcgggcctagcacactctgttttgaatagagggagactccatcattcctattgtttgagattggaaaggtgtgaattaatctggcaattagcctcctgtgcattggtgcatacaaacactaaaatgtttggtttttgctgatttagggtcaaataaatcagccaaaagttttgaaagcttcacaaatgattgttgcaaggaagtactttatgatagtttgcgaaattttgattaattctaggtggaaagtaatatttttcgcatatttgttgggaaaaaaattgaaaatcctccaattttcaacccccctatggacactatgaatttttctccaataaagctgaaatcttgggaatataatcctaagagttatatcaaccacgtctgaagtcgggagtttgtatcaaatgtatagtttcggagctagcgcagctagaaaagcccccaaaacccactttctcaggaatttacactacgggctacgagtgaagcattacagatttaccaaaattttcaacctatagatggacacatcgaatttccatccaaatcactccaaattttgccagtaaatacctagacatatatagaattatgtcagaagtcgggagttgggattattttaacaccccgcccaaaaagccaactttattgatatttcctatgcattttccattaggcttgccaggaccaattaagcaggtgcactaattggcttaattggctaggcccgcaatagctggtaatgctgCGATTATAACTGCTACTGCACGTATGTGCGACAAGAATATCCCTCGTCTGCGGATAAGACCAGATCGCAGTATATGGGCTTGATACTGATATTTAATTGGTCGCAGGTCGTTAATATTAACATGATACGTCATGCAAGTGGCCGAATGAGGGTGAACGCTAGGAATTCCCAGTCAGTGTCACCATCAGGGCAATGCAAATATTGATAACTTAAATTGAATAAAACCATTGAAAATCACGCATATATCGACGAATAATAAATATCACCAGAACTCACAAGGAATCGCCGTCAATCTGCAGTGTTGATCCCCAGgataagcgggggggggggggggggtacagggttTACTAAAGAAAACGGCTCAGGGATTTGATACAACAAGAATCCTAAACTTACATCAAACAGATTCAGTCCCTTTCCAAGTAGCTGTCATTACTTAATATTCCTGTATCGACAAACTAGTATTCCGTGCAGATGGTgtactgtgatgacgtcataatccACGTAACCGCAAAGGCCGTAACTCCCACTTACTCCAACCGCATGCAGTGATCGTTGATGAAATCACATGATATCATCGCGTCACCTCTCCCTTATCTTCCTAATTTTGCGTCACCACTCCCAAAGCAGGCGTTAAAGGTATCAGGCGTCTCCTTCCGACAATGTTATCAATCGATTAACGAACCTTTATGATGTAGTACGCCAATTAGCTCCTTTGTTGTGTTAATGGCACATTTTAGACGCGCGCGGCTACTGATATTTCACTGCGCGATAAAGGGCGTGTCTCCTTCAATTTAACAGATGCAATGTTCGAGTTGCCTTGCTGAGGGTTCTGTAACTGAGGTAAATCACACTGTCTTCTTGGAACCAGGTTGTCATCCTTTGATTACTCGAAACGCTGCTGTGTACCGTCCCCGTCGCTTGGACCAGATACTGAATGCCGTTGCCGATGGATTGCCGGGCACATGACTATTTCAAACACAGAATGTCACCTTGGGTTTTCTTCCGTCTCAAGGGAAAAGAACATGATCACTCTCATTGATTTAACTTGTTTTCCGTCAGTTGTCTCAATTTCAACAACCAGCGTGTTGCTGGTGTGCAGTCGTGCACATAACAATCCTTTTCTTATCCGTAAATGTCTCTGAACCGTACGGCTTCATGATTTGTACACCTTGTTCTCCAGGGTAAATCATTCACATGGACTCACCTCGTTTAAACAAAGCGAAGCCGAGATAATGACCCTCACACAAAGATACCGGGTGGCTCAGAATCGGTTGCTTAGCAACGGAAGCTGTTCTTGGCAAAAGGAGAATATATGCATCCGGGGCTTTCGGTCGATTTGCGAGATATCGCGAGAATGATTACCGATGAGACGATCAGATTAACAGAGTGATCATTTCTGTGTCAGTCGTCTGCGGTAATTTCTTGGGTGTGTGGAGCGAACTATTCGAGTCATCCATTACCCGAATAAATCGATGCTTGGTGATGTCACCTTATAGCTGATTTAATCAAGGCTTCGAATCTTACCGCGATTTAATTATAGGGTAGATAATTAACTGGGTTGTTTACATCTCATACGACACTAATGCTGTCAAGATTCTCCCGATAGAGGTCTTGTCAACATAAGTATcgaaaaaaataacaaatcgAATCAAATCGTTTTTACAACTCAGAGATGATACACGTTATTAATCAACATTAGTATGTGATACTGAAAATCTGATAATGGTGCAGCATATTCTGTTATTCATCAAAGGGAGATATCCACCGTAAGTTAACCATGCGTGATTGAGAAGTCAACACCCATGTTAGCTCCAATGTTGTTAATCGACAGTTCCTGAAATGCAAAGATAACAGTGTTTgacattttttctttttgatgattttcaagAAAGAGCATATGTACCTCAGTTTTTATACCTATATTGAGATGAGAACAATACTATTTTACAGGACTTACCTTTGTATTCGAGTTAAAGGTGAAGTCGCCATGGTTATTATCATTTACTTTGACCCAGGTGGTGCTGGCAACACCCATTATTCTCATACTGTTCATTTTGAGTGTTTTCGCGCCATCATAGTTTGAATGTACGATCGTACTCCTCAATGAGCCCTGTTGACAAGAAAAGCATTTAGTTATATGTATGTCTTCGGATTCAATTTCTTTCTCGGTGTCAGGAGCAACTATCTTTGCGGAAACTTTTTCTTGTATTGGCTCACGTGGACGTGCGATTGAATGCATCTAGTTGCCTTATTTTTTCTCTCTCAATTGCGACACACCATAACAAGACACCGCGTATATCTAAGCAACGAGACCCTGTTTTTGTTATAAGGGTAAATAAAGTAGGTTTCTCACTCTATCGTAGCTGAATTGAGCCAAAAAGTAGGCGCCATTTTCAAAACTATCAATGGTCTCTCCATCGTCCCAAAAGAGGTCGCCTTTAGCTTTTCCGTTGTCGTCAATGGCAACAATCAATCCCATTGGGTTTGATCGGCtggaaattgaaatgaaatcatgATAAATTCGATCAGCTGACAGCTGCTGCAGCTGACGTCTCATCCTACTCGACATTGGTATATGGATGACCTGGCGAGTCGGGATTGgataaattgtacatgtatatataattcGGCAGATACTGTAATTCTGTAATTTCGCGCAAAATTACAGAAATTACAagatttctgtaaaaaaatgtaAGGACGAAAAGTTAGCACTTGGTGGCAGTGATACTAATCGTAGAATACGAGCCCTACCTATATTTGGTTGATCTGCTCGGAAGCTGGGTCGGGATGATGTAGCCTCCTCGCACGTGCAGGGGGATGAAGTCTAGAGGGGCATTCTGCTGCTGCCATTGCTTCCTTACAGTCACTTCTTTACCCTGTTAAGTACACAATTATATACTTTTTAGCGGTGTCGACATTGTAGCGATTAGTCTTAGCAAGCCCCTCGGCGACACTGTCCACATGGTCATGATCTGTAGCTTTTTGAAGCACGTCATCAGTTCCAAAAGAGTCCGTTCCGTTTACTTAAATGTGTTCTGTGATCGAGAATGGGGTGACCAAGTGTATGTTGCTCAAAGCCCAGAAAGAGACAAAACTGATGATCTTGGTACTTGCATCATAGTAACTGTACCACCTCGCATCAGGAAAGTAGGCGTTGACAGATCGAGCACCCTGCAAGAAAGACAAACGGGTTTAAAGTGCGCTCACGGTCATTTACCTGATAACCTAACTATCCCCCCGTTGTAAAAGATCTGAATATTACAGAAGTTTAACATATTCCGCCAGTttgttaaatacatgtattgatacaTACAAATTGGGAAGCCTGGCGGATGTAACATCATCTCACTTacacactttaaaaaaaatgttcaagCCATGGATCTATACCATCGTATTCAAGCTAAAGGTTTGAGTTTTTACGTAGAGATTATCATTCGACCTCGCACTATGATCTCAGTCTCTCCGGAAATCTTTCAGCATGCAGAATTCAGATGAGCTCCTCAATCAGCGCTATAACCTAAGCATTTTGACAGGCGCACACTTAATCATACACCTGGGAAGATCGAGTTAGGAAATCAGATGAAGAGACCTGCCTAATGTTTCACGCCGACTGTGGGTTTAAAACCAGGGACCCTTGGCCACTATAGCCGAGAAGTCCGGACCATTAAGACCACAGTAGCTAAGCCTTAGACATTTGCCTCGacaatactagtatatataTTTGGATACAGGGTCACACTGTGACTTCTCCTTAAATACAACTAACTTACGTAATCAAGAACTGGTGATATCAGGAACGAGGGGCCCCAGAGGAATTGCCTATCGATGGTGTGAGTGGCTGGGTCGAGAGGGAACCTGAAGTGAGAGCCATCCGTTTTGGCTAAGTACCGAGACTGATTACCAAGATGCTGATATTTGCACTTTAATGGAATGGAGATTTGATTCGTTGCAAACTTTATGCCTTCAAATATTCAGACACATATTCATCACATCTGCATGCGGTCAAAATTACCGACGCGCTGCGTGACTTTAACCACGAATAACAACTTCACGATAGTTTCAAATAAGTTTCTCATTTTTTTCCCTCTCGATGACAAGTTGAACCATTTTTTCAGCTCGCCAACTCTATGGCACTGTTGTTAAGGTGTACTCACTCATTCAGGAAAGGTCTCACCACCGTTGAGCCAACAGTATGTGCGTAATGGAAAAGGGTGTAGAGGTATGGTAGAAGGGTATATCTAATATGGAGTTTGTCTCTTGAGATTCGGGCGAAGTCGTCTCCCCAAACAGTCGGTTCTTGATCCTGCGAAAGAGAGTACATTTTTTGGGTGTTTCGACCCTTTCGGTTTAAACAACATCTTAAAACTTCCTTTCTTTGATTGGTACATAATAAAATCTGGTTTATGGGTAGTGCAAACAAATTACCAAACCTAAAAAAGTGAAATTTACAAGTATAAGCATAAGGTTTCACAACTAAATTGCAACATCTGTACTGTTGCTTACAACGCGATTTCGCAAAGTCTTGCTTGCTATATCTTTCTGGCCTGACCTCTAGGTGGTCTTGAAATAATCTTGCACATGAATTGTATGCGTCCAGAGACAAGATTTTAAAACTTGATTTGGTCTAGGAATTTATACTGAGGTAAAAAGCTGCATCGTGACAAAGAATTCATCTGTGCTAACCCTGTTTTCGTAACCCAAGTTGTGATTCCTTGAGAAAGGGTAGAATGCTCCGATCTGCTGCCATCGCAGGCACATCTCATAGTCAGCGTTTCTGATGAAGCCGCAGATATCAGCTCCGACAAATGGAATACCGAACATGTTGGCTTCAAAAAGacctgaaaaaacaccatattgGTAGTCTCATGGTTAATTTTGTTCGCGTATGCATCCAAAAGGCTGAAGTTGAAGATCTTGTTAGTCTGATATCAACGGCAGAGGTTGTCATCCAACTTCACACGTTAACCTCCGTCTATGAAACCATTCAGTGATCTGCTTTAATAATCGGCGCTTCATTTTTGTACACCTGAGCATCTCCGGCCGTACACATTTATACATTAATTGCGTGGACTTTTATCAACCGATATCTACTTTTCGCCACTACTCCTGTAACATAATCTATCTTATCTAACCTGATTCGACGGCTGCTGTCGTTATATACATTATACGACGCTTGCCGAACCAAATCAGCGCCCGCCCATTCATGTGCCGATACGATTTTAAAACaaattcatcaaattcaaactacatgtatgtactcaaAATTGACTTTTCAGAGGCATGATATACAAACCTGTTATCGAGTATTTTATGTTTGACCAGTAACTCCAGTTATCTCCCAGCCAGTGGGCGGCAAATTTCCCGGCCCCTGGGAACATCGATCGAGAGAGTACAATACTGCGCTTGCCTGTTGCTGCCCGGGCAGCCCTAGAAGAAAATTGAGATGTATTTTCGAGTATTATTTCATGACCACATTATCAAagtgaaaataacaaaaatggAAGAGAAGACAAGAAGACTGGCGTGTAGCTGATCACATTATCCAACCATTTGGGAGTACCCCGGTGCTTACTTCATAGTGGGCTCCGCCTGGCTCCACCCGTACAAACTGTGGACTTCATTGTGGTTGCCTATGAAGTGCTTGTGATCCGGGCATAATGTCTTGTAGTAGAGCTTCGGACCCCAGATGTCTTGAAAAAAGAATTCGATAATTATATTAGACTTTCAGGAGGTGAAGATGAAATCCTTAGTGGGAATTTAGTGGGAAAAAGACATGCGAGATTCTTTGATAAATCTTTTGCCATTAGAGAACTGGTAAAGGTTCGTTCACAATGTGGGCATGCACACTGGGGCGTTAAAGACTCACTCGCTGAACACTTAAAGAGCACCCCTGGCCGTTAAAGTGGTCTTCTTCATTGTGAATATTCATTACTCACTCGGCCAATATGGCGGATGATTGATCTTGTTATCAGAACAGCCAGTTGTGCTGCCCCAGACGAAGTTGGACGGTTCGTTCATATCCTGAAAAACGGAAGAAAATGTCTATTTAATGATCAAATTTTCTTGTTGCTATGAACGGCCGATGCTTTTTTTGTTATTCTGTAAATTGATTTTCGACATGGGGAGCTTCGATAGCAACTTACAATCCAGAGTCCGTCGAAATCTATCACGTTATGAAACTCCCTGCACAGCGTCACCCACCAGTCAGTCGTAATTGGCTTGGTATAGTCTGGGTAGTAAACTGGCGTTGGTGGCCAAACCTTTAAAGAAAAGACGGGCTCAGATAACAAGGTGACTTTCCGTGGTTTTAACGACCAATTCCGTATGAAAGACGAATTTCACCAGTTTGACTAAGTTTAGTGGCACATGTAAGTGGCATACATGTACTCCTGCAATCTGTATTAAAAACACATAAACCGACTCCATGCACATGTCTTCAATGTCTGAATGACAGAAGAAATATGTTAGAAGATGAAACTATAGGGTATTTTTGTGGACGTTTATATCCCTCTTCGTGGAAGAATGAACGTGTCCTGGTGGCTTCCTACCTTGCCCTCGACTGGTGTCTTCCCATCAGCATATTTCACCCACACGTCTTGCTGCTGTCCAAGTTCAAACGGTCGGTAATTGGGGATGCCATTTGCAATCGCAGGGTCCAATATGATGATGAACCTTGTGCCATTCTCCTTGAGTTGATTGACATATGAAGGGAGCCCCGCCCACCGATCGTGAGAATAAGTGAAATCC of Lineus longissimus chromosome 17, tnLinLong1.2, whole genome shotgun sequence contains these proteins:
- the LOC135501746 gene encoding sucrase-isomaltase, intestinal-like isoform X1; its protein translation is MMETAWVVLLLCLAVGAEADNACLNVPESSRRDCQPGFMTANPEINKQDCASRRCHWCESRSPGVPWCFLPLEDQCPLLPAERKDCLAGRIATKELCQNKLCTWCPSILANTPWCYSSVLPGGEYCPSEIQEQDRVECFPIHQNPSKDGCVARGCFYCPTSRPNTPWCFLDSRGWPSQIIPEVERIDCMRNVSSAGGDVVPSDCTIKGCRYRQNSIGAPWCYIPREQGYVMTKQPLSVERGWRIHLRRNSTMTLYGDVMYDVVVDVEFQTDERLRVKISDPHRSRFEVPLPINRENLGQPINPLYDITFSNEPAFSFKVTRKSTGTVVFDTSIGGLVLEDQFLQIATRLPSWNVYGFGEHQHTSFRHDLNWKTWGMFSRDQPPSDNGNLYGVQPYYTVLENDGNAHSVLFLNSAAQDVTLMPAPALSYRTIGGILDLYIFMGPTPENVVQQFTQAVGRPFMPPYWSLGFSLAKFGYHTLDNMKKTIDKMREYDIPHDYQFGDIDYMDRNLDFTYSHDRWAGLPSYVNQLKENGTRFIIILDPAIANGIPNYRPFELGQQQDVWVKYADGKTPVEGKVWPPTPVYYPDYTKPITTDWWVTLCREFHNVIDFDGLWIDMNEPSNFVWGSTTGCSDNKINHPPYWPNIWGPKLYYKTLCPDHKHFIGNHNEVHSLYGWSQAEPTMKAARAATGKRSIVLSRSMFPGAGKFAAHWLGDNWSYWSNIKYSITGLFEANMFGIPFVGADICGFIRNADYEMCLRWQQIGAFYPFSRNHNLGYENRDQEPTVWGDDFARISRDKLHIRYTLLPYLYTLFHYAHTVGSTVVRPFLNEFPLDPATHTIDRQFLWGPSFLISPVLDYGARSVNAYFPDARWYSYYDGKEVTVRKQWQQQNAPLDFIPLHVRGGYIIPTQLPSRSTKYSRSNPMGLIVAIDDNGKAKGDLFWDDGETIDSFENGAYFLAQFSYDRGSLRSTIVHSNYDGAKTLKMNSMRIMGVASTTWVKVNDNNHGDFTFNSNTKELSINNIGANMGVDFSITHG
- the LOC135501746 gene encoding sucrase-isomaltase, intestinal-like isoform X2; amino-acid sequence: MMETAWVVLLLCLAVGAEADNACLNVPESSRRDCQPGFMTANPEINKQDCASRRCHWCESRSPGVPWCFLPLEDQCPLLPAERKDCLAGRIATKELCQNKLCTWCPSILANTPWCYSSVLPGGEYCPSEIQEQDRVECFPIHQNPSKDGCVARGCFYCPTSRPNTPWCFLDSRGWPSQIIPEVERIDCMRNGGDVVPSDCTIKGCRYRQNSIGAPWCYIPREQGYVMTKQPLSVERGWRIHLRRNSTMTLYGDVMYDVVVDVEFQTDERLRVKISDPHRSRFEVPLPINRENLGQPINPLYDITFSNEPAFSFKVTRKSTGTVVFDTSIGGLVLEDQFLQIATRLPSWNVYGFGEHQHTSFRHDLNWKTWGMFSRDQPPSDNGNLYGVQPYYTVLENDGNAHSVLFLNSAAQDVTLMPAPALSYRTIGGILDLYIFMGPTPENVVQQFTQAVGRPFMPPYWSLGFSLAKFGYHTLDNMKKTIDKMREYDIPHDYQFGDIDYMDRNLDFTYSHDRWAGLPSYVNQLKENGTRFIIILDPAIANGIPNYRPFELGQQQDVWVKYADGKTPVEGKVWPPTPVYYPDYTKPITTDWWVTLCREFHNVIDFDGLWIDMNEPSNFVWGSTTGCSDNKINHPPYWPNIWGPKLYYKTLCPDHKHFIGNHNEVHSLYGWSQAEPTMKAARAATGKRSIVLSRSMFPGAGKFAAHWLGDNWSYWSNIKYSITGLFEANMFGIPFVGADICGFIRNADYEMCLRWQQIGAFYPFSRNHNLGYENRDQEPTVWGDDFARISRDKLHIRYTLLPYLYTLFHYAHTVGSTVVRPFLNEFPLDPATHTIDRQFLWGPSFLISPVLDYGARSVNAYFPDARWYSYYDGKEVTVRKQWQQQNAPLDFIPLHVRGGYIIPTQLPSRSTKYSRSNPMGLIVAIDDNGKAKGDLFWDDGETIDSFENGAYFLAQFSYDRGSLRSTIVHSNYDGAKTLKMNSMRIMGVASTTWVKVNDNNHGDFTFNSNTKELSINNIGANMGVDFSITHG